Proteins encoded together in one Gigantopelta aegis isolate Gae_Host chromosome 8, Gae_host_genome, whole genome shotgun sequence window:
- the LOC121378701 gene encoding uncharacterized protein LOC121378701: MKTQFLVGQPWKTLFRNVACHRYHHRSCFVEHGNKQTFLNIPRKNTTTDAPANQNKKCSITGSANKAFTVYQNVDILSCNEQSCYEKHVPKGKGLANNPCGWKIFSAYQNVDMVGCRSYTTSGKHFSKEQLTQNSPSVCFTSKILPNVQNCVNLNFCESRFFCSSAMYYEPCYIFKYIVHTRVLSRLKIYQTMATVMALPPTAVLHSLGKLSTVDMYAMFGISSVACVMLYVMSWYFRRIVGMISICKENKMVRLSHLTFWGKRKDLYISPEDIIPLLDMSESSKKVYVLVKTYSSDETFILFLRFHRIFDRDQLEGIFGPLE, encoded by the coding sequence ATGAAGACACAATTTCTTGTTGGTCAGCCATGGAAGACACTTTTTCGAAATGTAGCCTGTCATCGATACCACCATCGTTCCTGTTTCGTCGAGCATGGAAACaagcaaacatttttaaatattccaaGGAAAAACACCACAACTGATGCACCAGCGAATCAGAACAAGAAATGCAGCATTACAGGATCTGCAAACAAGGCATTCACTGTATATCAGAATGTTGATATCCTAAGCTGCAATGAGCAATCATGCTATGAGAAACATGTGCCCAAAGGTAAAGGACTTGCAAATAACCCATGTGGGTGGAAGATATTCAGTGCATATCAGAATGTTGATATGGTAGGATGCAGAAGTTATACAACATCTGGGAAACATTTTTCTAAAGAACAATTAACTCAAAACTCACCATCAGTGTGTTTCACGtcaaaaatattaccaaatgtacaGAATTGTGTAAATCTAAATTTTTGTGAATCACGTTTTTTCTGTTCCTCTGCAATGTACTACGAACCGTGctacattttcaaatacattgtGCACACAAGAGTACTATCACGACTAAAGATCTACCAAACGATGGCGACCGTGATGGCTTTACCGCCAACAGCCGTCCTACACAGCCTGGGAAAACTGTCAACAGTTGACATGTATGCCATGTTTGGAATTTCTTCCGTTGCCTGTGTCATGTTGTATGTGATGAGCTGGTACTTCAGGAGGATTGTGGGAATGATAAGCATCTGTAAGGAGAATAAGATGGTTCGCTTATCGCACCTTACATTTTGGGGGAAGAGAAAGGACCTGTACATATCCCCAGAGGACATAATCCCACTCCTAGACATGTCAGAGAGTTCCAAGAAGGTGTATGTCTTGGTGAAAACGTACAGTAGTGATgaaacattcattttatttttgaggTTTCACAGGATCTTTGACAGAGATCAACTAGAAGGCATTTTTGGACCTTTAGAGTAA
- the LOC121378700 gene encoding myb-like protein X isoform X2: protein MTKRKLSEFNKGETEHFDSSAEEKEKPRRKHKVTETTKLQTVETDGNTSTKTLSCDINDSTLDQSIKKSKKKKHRDTQAAEESTCTTKENKTEKASSQNIDDSSEPTVKNHKKKKHKDSKAVSENATEENNTERESNNTGNVTGVSELSLEKHKKKKHKGSKSFDDDTTEENTTAKEFSYTKKPHRDINAVEENNEKELNNNNSNIAELSDRKHKKRKQKHNTAVEESAIVEKKIKKDLCNTNDGQVELSEKTTKTKHKSMMEEETTTTEKKVKFTAEYFGEKPAKAKKKKKNKVTEKKTEKTEAEGPSKKDAALEYLKLWNTDRQKWKFQKIRQVWLLQHMYQVNEVPDDSFAILLSYLDGLKGKARETTIADAEKSLQSLEDEDDSSPDIKDPLKYDRARQLLQSLS, encoded by the exons ATGACAAAACGAAAACTGTCGGAGTTTAACAAAGGAGAAACGGAACACTTTGATTCTAGTGCAGAAGAGAAGGAAAAGCCAAGAAGAAAACATAAAGTAACAGAAACAACCAAATTGCAGACAGTTGAGACTGACGGAAACACTAGTacaaaaacattgtcttgtgatatcaATGATAGTACATTAGATCAGTCAATAAAGAAATCCAAAAAGAAGAAGCACAGAGATACCCAAGCTGCTGaggaaagtacatgtactacaaaAGAAAATAAGACTGAAAAAGCTTCAAGTCAAAATATTGACGATAGTTCAGAACCTACTGTGAAAAATCATAAAAAGAAGAAGCACAAAGACAGCAAAGCTGTTAGTGAAAATGCCACAGAAGAAAATAACACCGAAAGAGAGTCAAACAATACTGGTAATGTTACCGGTGTGTCAGAACTGTCTCttgaaaaacacaaaaagaaaaaacacaaaggCAGCAAATCTTTTGATGATGATACCACAGAAGAAAATACCACTGCAAAAGAGTTCAGCTAcacgaaaaaaccccacaggGATATCAACGCTGTTGAAGAAAACAATGAAAAAgagttaaataacaacaattctAATATAGCTGAACTGTCGGacagaaaacacaaaaagaggaaacaaaaacataacacaGCTGTTGAAGAAAGTGCAATTgtggaaaagaaaattaaaaaagattTATGCAATACTAATGATGGTCAGGTGGAACTTTCAGAAAAAACTACAAAGACGAAACATAAGAGTATGATGGAGGAGGAAACCACAACTACAGAAAAGAAGGTCAAATTCACTGCAGAATATTTTGGGGAGAAGCCTGCAAAggcgaagaagaagaagaaaaataaagtaacAGAAAAGAAAACGGAGAAGACAGAGGCAGAAGGGCCGAGTAAGAAGGATGCCGCTCTCGAATACCTCAAACTGTGGAACACCGACCGACAGAAGTGGAAGTTCCAGAAAATCCGTCAAGTCTGGCTGCTTCAACACATGTACCAAGTGAACGAG GTCCCTGACGATTCCTTTGCTATCTTGCTGTCATACTTGGATGGACTGAAAGGAAAAGCAAGGGAGACAACTATTGCAGATGCGGAAAAATCTTTGCAATCATTAGAAGATGAAGATGATAGTTCACCAGATATCAAAG atccTTTGAAGTACGACAGAGCAAGGCAGCTTCTACAATCTTTGTCCTGA
- the LOC121379399 gene encoding uncharacterized protein LOC121379399, with product MASIRSVIDFNREFPTKTVDHLPPSGPQQQTNCQKGFYYRGSLFPSPINKICQLTKVQSASTLSCPGSEVERNNYVRSTSSEEACPVRFSNTTKSPDALDDSWAKPTQFATKPRRIQSAKAVLVRHGDNTNMQDKNGGVSVVNMNMNSDIPSPPVVSKRIRPSSAVILPSQKRHFIWEKSVSRPSSARKASTGTESQGSETENKNMETVDNTVKPSVYGLKFKRQIYGSDPNIFASSQKPLSNMSPYVLSNMVTEETGQGEDESKRPIPQSLEPLRPWLMTSIAQELLCLDPLSCLVFLPSLTTDFEDLPVVPAPQDPDEELAQYGPLPPKPIVVKKYSHPFVPKSFEHVCNHRKTMSQICALDGTVLHQRYQGIRTSNIIRKEILELENLMRGIGSHDSSCMMVQYQADITQLQQMVDDTLAKVPERLKNIPEPADSFGVRKFCRDHDVIMKQIREEHDSCIKELALLEAEINIDDDLRHFCKQEVHINVPFRT from the exons ATGGCGTCCATCAGAAGCGTCATTGACTTCAATCGGGAATTTCCAACTAAAACAG ttGATCATTTGCCACCATCTGGACCACAACAGCAAACAAATTGCCAAAAAGGATTTTATTACCGTGGTAGCCTTTTTCCTTCACccataaacaaaatatgtcaGTTAACAAAGGTACAAAGTGCATCAACTTTGAGTTGTCCTGGGTCAGAAGTTGAAAGGAATAATTATGTACGGTCCACTTCAAGCGAGGAAGCATGCCCTGTACGTTTTAGCAATACAACCAAGTCACCAGATGCACTGGATGATTCGTGGGCAAAGCCTACTCAGTTTGCTACCAAACCACGAAGAATACAGAGTGCAAAGGCAGTTTTAGTAAGACATGGTGATAACACGAATATGCAGGACAAAAATGGAGGTGTTTCAGTGGTTAACATGAATATGAATTCTGATATTCCATCACCCCCAGTGGTTTCAAAACGGATTCGCCCAAGCAGTGCTGTAATATTACCAAGTCAGAAAAGACATTTCATTTGGGAGAAGTCAGTTAGTCGACCTTCATCTGCCAGGAAGGCGTCTACTGGTACTGAAAGCCAAGGATCAGAAACAGAAAATAAGAATATGGAGACTGTTGACAATACAGTGAAGCCATCCGTATATGGactgaaatttaaaagacaAATATACGGAAGTGATCCAAATATTTTTGCTAGCAGTCAAAAACCATTGTCAAATATGTCTCCTtatgttttgtcaaatatggTGACTGAAGAAACAGGACAAGGCGAAGATGAAAGTAAAAG acCGATTCCACAGAGTCTGGAGCCACTGAGGCCGTGGCTTATGACAAGTATTGCACAGGAACTTCTTTGTCTGGATCCGCTCAGCTGTCTAGTTTTCCTGCCATCTCTCACCACCGACTTTGAGGATCTGCCAGTTGTTCCAGCACCACAAGATCCAGACGAGGAACTGGCGCAATATGGGCCACTGCCACCAAAACCCATA GTTGTTAAAAAGTACAGCCATCCATTTGTGCCA AAGTCTTTCGAGCATGTTTGTAACCACAGAAAAACAATGAGCCAAATCTGTGCCCTTGATGGAACAGTTTTACACCA gAGATACCAGGGTATCAGAACATCCAATATTATTAGAAAAGAAATTCTTGAACTGGAGAATTTAATGAGAG GTATTGGTAGTCATGACAGCAGTTGCATGATGGTACAGTACCAAGCTGATATCACTCAGCTCCAGCAGATGGTGGACGATACTCTTGCCAAAGTACCAGAAAG ACTAAAGAATATTCCTGAGCCAGCTGACTCA TTTGGTGTTCGCAAGTTCTGCAGAGACCATGACGTTATAATGAAGCAGATTCGAGAGGAACATGATTCTTGCATCAAGGAACTTGCGCTGCTTGAAGCTGAGATAAACATAGATGACGACTTGCGACACTTCTGTAAACAGGAGGTGCACATCAATGTGCCATTCAGAACATGA
- the LOC121378700 gene encoding L-threonine dehydratase catabolic TdcB-like isoform X1 produces MGPKKKRRTLPPVKPGIARRHVTKNFSALPGDGICRNGHVLFMYIENERSAAKTIRAVVDRFGFRPTHMQIDTLVTRSIEKFKCLSREVEKQRFDDICREVFRRYVDPPSTVPESESTFPPEPSSTTAPSTVIATSDKRKMDSLCLQDIVEAQNNIKSEVFKSPLVKLNDDNLHTIYLKLENLQPIGSFKLRGACNVLKNMTKKELERGVYTASMGNFSQGLAWMCKKFKVTCDIFAPENACKKKLEATENLGGKVTKVPYDTWWKIVEEQDGYVKTGTFIHPVCNKAVIAGHGTIGLEILDDLPDVDAVIVPYGGGALSCGIATAVKSLRPQTKVYAAEVETGAPFSASLVAGKPTTCTHTPSFVDGISAGGILTNIWPMASRLLDGSIVVSLREVADALKLLVEKNHVVAEGAGAAAVAAALALSGKVGNGKVVCVISGGNIDTKYLVQVLEGKIPDISV; encoded by the exons ATGGGTCCAAAGAAGAAAAGGAGAACACTTCCACCTGTAAAACCTGGGATAGCTAGGCGGCATGTTACCAAGAACTTTAGTGCTTTACCTGGTGATGGGATATGTCGGAATGGACATGTATTGTTTATGTACATAGAGAACGAACGCTCTGCAGCCAAAACCATTCGAGCTGTTGTTGACAGATTTGGTTTTAGACCAACCCACATGCAGATTGATACTTTAGTGACCAGAAGTATTGAAAAGTTTAAATGCCTTTCCCGAGAGGTTGAAAAGCAGAGGTTTGATGATATCTGCCGAGAAGTATTTCGAAGGTATGTAGACCCCCCATCAACTGTCCCTGAATCAGAATCTACATTTCCACCAGAACCTTCTTCCACTACAGCTCCATCAACAGTTATTGCTACATCAGATAAGCGGAAGATGGACTCTCTGTGTCTGCAAGATATCGTCGAGGCACAAAATAACATAAAGAGTGAAGTGTTCAAAAGCCCTCTTGTGAAACTTAATGATGATAACTTGCACACG ATTTACCTTAAACTGGAAAATCTTCAGCCAATTGGATCATTTAAACTGAGGGGAGCATGCAATGTCCTAAAGAACATGACAAAAAAGGAACTTGAAAGAGGGGTTTATACTGCCAGTATGGGCAACTTCTCACAAGGTCTTGCATGGATGTGCAAGAAGTTCAAAGTAACGTGTGACATTTTTGCACCAGAAAATGCATGCAAGAAGAAACTCGAAGCAACTGAAAACCTTGGTGGAAAGGTAACAAAAGTCCCATATGATACTTGGTGGAAGATAGTGGAAGAGCAAGATGGCTATGTTAAAACAGGAACATTTATCCATCCAGTCTGCAATAAAGCAGTTATAGCAG gaCATGGTACAATTGGATTGGAGATATTGGATGATCTGCCCGACGTGGATGCTGTAATAGTTCCCTACGGTGGAGGAGCTTTGTCATGTGGCATTGCAACTGCTGTGAAATCTCTTCGGCCCCAGACAAAGGTTTATGCAGCTGAGGTTGAAACAGGTGCTCCATTTTCGGCATCGCTAGTTGCGGGAAAACCAACGACTTGCACACATACACCAAGCTTTGTTGATGGCATCAGTGCAGGTGGAATTCTCACCAATATTTGGCCCATGGCATCCAGATTATTAGATGGCTCAATTGTTGTCTCACTGAGGGAGGTTGCAGATGCCTTGAAGTTGTTGGTGGAGAAGAATCATGTTGTGGCTGAGGGTGCCGgggcagcagcagtagcagcagcattaGCATTGTCTGGGAAGGTGGGGAACGGGAAGGTGGTGTGTGTTATATCAGGTGGAAACATTGACACAAAGTATCTTGTGCAAGTTTTAGAGGGCAAAATTCCAGACATATCTGTATAA